Proteins encoded in a region of the Inquilinus sp. KBS0705 genome:
- the traJ gene encoding conjugative transposon protein TraJ, with amino-acid sequence MKKTIYLTAFLAVTGIAFPLFSKADGLATDIQGLQGTLNGVYNDMLPMCSQLIGVGRAIAGFGALFYIGSRVWRQIASAEPIDFYPLMRPFALGLAILLFPTVIAIINGIMSPTVSATGGMVQNSDAAIATLLKAKEAAVEKTDTWQMYVGSDGDGDRDKWYKYTHPDDPTGANEGMLASVGNDMKFAMSKASYNFRNSVKQWMSEVLQVLYEAAALCINTIRTFYLIILAILGPIVFGLAVFDGFQHTLTVWLAKYINVFLWLPVANIFGAIIGKVQENMLKLDINQVQNAGDTFFSSTDTAYLIFLIIGIIGYFTVPSVANYIVNAGGGNGLLQKVNSIVSNTSQSVMSAGSSGSSISSDAFGNQRSNTSASMSDSAVSKPYFQDKQQGANSQQASKINPQKA; translated from the coding sequence ATGAAAAAGACGATTTATTTAACCGCATTTCTTGCGGTAACGGGGATAGCTTTTCCTTTATTTTCCAAAGCGGACGGACTTGCAACTGATATTCAGGGTTTGCAGGGCACGTTAAACGGGGTATATAATGATATGCTACCGATGTGCAGCCAGTTGATCGGTGTAGGTCGGGCGATAGCTGGGTTTGGCGCACTTTTTTATATAGGAAGCCGTGTTTGGCGACAAATAGCCAGCGCAGAGCCGATTGATTTTTATCCCCTGATGCGCCCCTTTGCACTGGGTTTAGCAATTCTTTTATTTCCTACAGTTATAGCCATTATTAACGGAATTATGTCACCTACAGTAAGTGCCACGGGTGGAATGGTGCAAAATTCGGATGCCGCTATTGCAACCTTGTTAAAAGCAAAAGAAGCGGCGGTAGAAAAAACGGACACCTGGCAAATGTATGTTGGCTCCGACGGCGATGGCGACCGCGATAAATGGTATAAATACACTCATCCCGACGATCCAACAGGTGCAAATGAAGGAATGCTTGCCAGCGTAGGTAACGATATGAAGTTTGCTATGTCTAAGGCTTCTTATAATTTCCGCAATTCAGTTAAGCAATGGATGTCCGAAGTGTTGCAGGTTTTATATGAAGCGGCGGCATTATGTATCAATACCATTCGAACATTCTACCTTATCATTCTTGCCATCTTGGGGCCTATCGTATTTGGGTTGGCTGTTTTCGATGGGTTTCAGCATACCTTAACGGTATGGCTTGCTAAATATATCAATGTGTTTCTATGGTTGCCGGTAGCAAATATCTTCGGTGCTATCATCGGTAAGGTACAGGAAAATATGCTGAAACTTGACATTAACCAGGTTCAAAACGCGGGTGATACATTCTTTAGTTCAACAGATACTGCATACCTCATTTTTTTAATTATCGGCATTATCGGTTACTTCACTGTACCGAGCGTAGCCAATTATATTGTAAACGCAGGCGGCGGCAATGGCTTACTTCAAAAGGTGAATAGTATTGTCAGTAATACCAGCCAATCAGTAATGAGCGCAGGCAGTTCCGGCAGCAGCATATCATCAGATGCTTTCGGCAATCAACGTTCAAATACCAGCGCAAGCATGTCAGACAGCGCAGTCTCCAAACCCTATTTTCAGGATAAACAACAAGGAGCAAACAGCCAGCAGGCTTCCAAAATAAATCCTCAAAAAGCTTAA
- a CDS encoding SOS response-associated peptidase, with product MCYYNGQRVTRAEYIELKGLAKPVRNYPFLNVGVHNGFNYAPCAILVPSEDNKDFDIVQAEWGYVPGFVKTRTEANIFRAKYTTLNFKSENLFVKEDGKRSMWADAAKNRRCLVLSTGIVESRHIPKIGKKGQELKEMIKYPYQVGLKDQEYFYLPGLYNEWLNPETGQFVNTVAFGITDSNAVMSQIHNSKKRMPSILTEDLAWEWLMEKPTEERLSQIARTQIPSRLLEFCTVDRNYRTTLEATPLEYPELAAIDTTFVDTEELQFNHWQELQTVKA from the coding sequence ATGTGTTATTACAACGGTCAACGAGTAACCAGAGCAGAGTATATCGAATTAAAAGGTCTGGCAAAGCCGGTGAGAAATTACCCATTTTTAAATGTCGGTGTACACAATGGATTCAATTATGCGCCATGTGCGATTTTAGTACCATCGGAGGACAATAAAGATTTCGATATTGTACAAGCCGAATGGGGCTATGTACCTGGTTTTGTAAAAACAAGAACCGAAGCGAATATTTTCCGGGCAAAATATACTACGCTCAATTTCAAATCTGAAAACCTTTTTGTTAAGGAAGATGGTAAAAGATCTATGTGGGCAGATGCTGCTAAAAACCGTCGCTGCCTTGTGTTGTCAACTGGAATAGTAGAATCAAGACACATTCCGAAGATCGGTAAGAAAGGTCAGGAACTAAAAGAAATGATTAAGTATCCTTATCAGGTTGGCTTGAAGGACCAGGAGTACTTTTACTTGCCAGGCCTGTACAATGAGTGGCTCAATCCTGAAACAGGACAGTTTGTAAACACCGTTGCTTTTGGAATAACTGATTCCAATGCTGTAATGTCGCAAATACACAATTCAAAAAAAAGAATGCCATCAATTTTAACAGAGGATTTGGCCTGGGAATGGCTCATGGAAAAACCAACCGAAGAACGTCTTTCACAAATAGCCCGCACGCAGATTCCATCAAGATTGCTTGAATTTTGCACCGTCGACCGTAACTATCGTACAACACTCGAAGCTACTCCATTAGAATATCCTGAATTGGCCGCGATAGATACAACTTTTGTAGATACCGAGGAATTACAATTTAATCATTGGCAAGAATTGCAAACTGTTAAAGCTTAA
- the traM gene encoding conjugative transposon protein TraM encodes MNAVLNSGQLPQHTPEFLKERKFLIVMPLLIIPFLTMAFWALGGGRQSASAFENSNAQGLNATLPQAQFKDQKAQDKMGVYQTVKTDSVSSSSSGVSESFVKSMGLDAAKAGHTDSATQRSTANLTGGPTVADVNEAKIQAKLAAINQQINQPEQSNYGGGSASSPQSAADVKRLELMMKAMNGNGGGSDPEMKQLTQMLQQINDIQNPGNANNRLRNQSLKNHGRVYAVAAAKDDDDEENPTSGGMQVSYTSYDGGSKTKKRRSASTAETAGNTIQAVVHEDQTLVSGAVIKLRLLDGIYINGKMIPKGSFVYGTCSLNNERLEIKIASIRYLNNILPVALAVYDLDGMEGLYVPGSIGRDAAKNGVGDAVQSMQIMSMDQSVGTQAASAGVEAAKGLFNHKVKQIKVKVKAGYEVLLKDSNDRDN; translated from the coding sequence ATGAATGCAGTATTAAACAGCGGCCAATTGCCGCAGCATACTCCTGAATTTCTGAAGGAGCGCAAATTTCTAATCGTTATGCCCCTGCTTATCATCCCATTTTTAACGATGGCATTCTGGGCGTTAGGCGGCGGTAGACAATCCGCATCCGCTTTTGAAAACTCCAATGCACAGGGATTAAATGCTACACTGCCGCAGGCGCAGTTTAAAGATCAAAAGGCTCAGGACAAAATGGGCGTTTACCAAACCGTTAAAACTGATTCCGTAAGTTCATCCAGCAGCGGGGTTAGCGAAAGTTTCGTTAAATCAATGGGACTGGATGCCGCTAAAGCCGGGCATACTGATTCAGCTACCCAACGTTCGACCGCCAACCTTACAGGTGGCCCTACCGTGGCTGATGTGAACGAAGCTAAAATTCAGGCCAAACTTGCCGCTATTAATCAGCAGATCAACCAGCCCGAGCAATCTAACTACGGCGGCGGGAGCGCCTCATCGCCGCAATCTGCCGCAGATGTAAAACGGCTTGAATTAATGATGAAAGCCATGAATGGCAACGGTGGAGGCAGTGATCCTGAAATGAAGCAGCTCACCCAAATGTTGCAACAAATCAACGACATACAAAACCCAGGCAATGCCAATAACCGTTTACGAAACCAATCTTTAAAAAATCACGGTAGGGTTTACGCTGTAGCAGCCGCTAAAGACGATGATGACGAGGAAAATCCTACTTCAGGAGGAATGCAGGTTAGTTACACTTCTTACGATGGCGGCAGTAAAACAAAAAAACGCCGCTCTGCAAGTACTGCCGAAACAGCAGGCAATACCATTCAGGCAGTTGTGCATGAAGACCAAACGCTTGTTAGTGGTGCAGTTATTAAACTAAGGTTGCTGGATGGCATCTATATAAACGGCAAAATGATACCAAAAGGCAGCTTTGTTTACGGCACTTGTTCGTTGAACAATGAGCGGTTAGAAATCAAAATAGCCAGCATTCGCTATCTCAACAACATACTACCAGTAGCACTCGCAGTTTATGACCTGGACGGTATGGAAGGCTTATATGTTCCCGGTTCAATTGGAAGGGATGCTGCAAAAAATGGTGTTGGCGATGCCGTGCAGTCCATGCAAATCATGTCAATGGATCAGTCTGTTGGTACGCAGGCCGCCAGTGCAGGAGTTGAAGCCGCAAAAGGCTTATTCAACCATAAGGTAAAGCAAATTAAAGTTAAAGTGAAGGCCGGTTACGAAGTTCTTTTAAAGGACAGTAACGACCGTGATAATTAA
- a CDS encoding DUF4138 domain-containing protein: MKKSFIIFILGAWGTVSYAQDTAYVSRDKTTALFFKSAVKIISKSTPGFNVIQKEDALITIKALDADFAPRRINVQDVSTAKIYHIPVEYSYGRAGRRIDIDGAAPMTVRVIKTGDYNYNAVVTQLAEGKRKDVVDHEKTGGVKAWIDKLSLAGNRVFFRLDIRNKSNLPYEIDFVRFYIRDLKTVARMATHEQEIVPLITTLHKKTSITHKQEIAKVFGFHRFSLSEDQALNVELYERNGNRHLYLQIKQKDLDDLKTIAPARQQPGNTLVAANTL; the protein is encoded by the coding sequence ATGAAAAAATCATTCATTATTTTCATTCTTGGTGCCTGGGGAACAGTTTCTTACGCTCAAGATACCGCCTACGTAAGCCGTGATAAAACCACAGCTTTATTTTTTAAATCGGCGGTTAAGATTATCAGCAAATCAACACCTGGTTTCAATGTAATTCAAAAAGAAGATGCACTGATTACCATTAAAGCACTTGATGCGGATTTTGCGCCCAGGCGCATTAACGTGCAGGATGTTAGTACTGCAAAAATCTATCATATTCCTGTCGAATATTCCTACGGGCGGGCCGGAAGACGGATTGACATTGACGGAGCAGCGCCGATGACAGTTAGGGTCATTAAAACTGGTGATTATAATTACAACGCAGTTGTTACCCAATTAGCCGAAGGTAAACGCAAAGACGTGGTAGACCATGAAAAAACCGGAGGAGTAAAAGCCTGGATTGATAAGCTATCCCTTGCGGGTAACCGGGTTTTCTTTAGGTTGGATATTCGTAATAAATCCAATCTTCCTTATGAAATTGATTTTGTCCGCTTTTATATCAGGGATTTGAAAACAGTAGCAAGAATGGCTACGCACGAGCAGGAGATAGTGCCGTTAATTACGACATTACATAAAAAAACCTCGATCACTCATAAACAAGAGATTGCCAAGGTTTTTGGTTTTCACCGTTTTTCACTTTCTGAAGACCAGGCGCTTAACGTTGAATTATACGAGCGGAATGGCAACCGCCATTTGTACCTGCAAATTAAACAAAAGGATCTCGACGATTTAAAAACAATTGCCCCGGCAAGGCAGCAACCGGGAAATACTTTAGTAGCTGCTAATACACTTTAA
- a CDS encoding conjugal transfer protein TraI translates to MKNLPIKMVSLMVFIALVIPVQKAKAQFVIGEVIKLTVTKVIKAIDLKVQRMQNKTIWLQNAQKVIENQMSKTRLTEISGWTEQQKQLYSNYYTELGNIKATISKYQRIKDITLKQAALVSEYKQAWSLFRQDSHFNPQELSYMQQVYSGILDASVKNLDEIMLVVSPAKTQMTDEQRLELINKASDHLDENYNDLHQFNNQGIQLSLQRSKDFSDTQSIKKLYGIN, encoded by the coding sequence ATGAAAAATTTACCTATAAAAATGGTGTCTTTGATGGTATTTATCGCTTTGGTAATACCCGTGCAAAAGGCAAAAGCACAATTTGTGATTGGCGAAGTAATAAAGCTTACAGTTACCAAAGTAATTAAGGCTATAGACCTTAAAGTACAGCGGATGCAGAATAAAACAATTTGGTTACAGAACGCTCAAAAGGTTATTGAAAATCAAATGTCAAAAACCAGGTTAACTGAAATTTCGGGCTGGACAGAACAGCAGAAGCAGTTGTATAGCAATTACTATACGGAGTTAGGGAACATCAAAGCCACCATATCAAAATATCAGCGCATAAAGGATATTACCTTAAAACAGGCGGCTTTAGTAAGTGAATATAAACAAGCCTGGAGTTTGTTTCGGCAGGATAGTCATTTCAACCCACAGGAGTTAAGCTATATGCAGCAGGTTTATTCAGGGATATTGGATGCAAGCGTTAAGAATTTAGATGAGATCATGCTTGTTGTTAGCCCTGCTAAAACGCAAATGACAGATGAACAACGTCTGGAATTAATTAATAAGGCCAGCGATCATTTGGATGAAAATTATAACGACTTACATCAATTCAATAATCAGGGTATTCAATTAAGCCTGCAACGCAGTAAAGATTTTAGTGATACACAGTCAATTAAAAAGCTTTATGGAATCAATTAA
- the traK gene encoding conjugative transposon protein TraK, with protein sequence MFSQLKNIDTAFKHIKLFSYMLIAACTLISCFALFKSYQAANIANNHVYILANGKALEAFAADRKDNIPVEARDHIRMFHHYFFTLDPDEKVIDANIGKALYLADESAKNQYNDLKEKSYYNNLISGNISQQVTVDSIQLDINQYPYYFKCFATQKLIRSTSTANRSLITQGYLRNVARSDNNPHGFLILHWETLANRDTTIQH encoded by the coding sequence ATGTTTTCACAACTCAAAAATATCGACACAGCTTTCAAGCATATTAAGCTGTTTAGTTACATGCTCATTGCAGCATGTACGCTTATTTCCTGCTTTGCGCTTTTTAAAAGCTATCAGGCGGCAAACATTGCAAATAATCATGTTTATATTCTGGCGAACGGCAAGGCGCTGGAAGCTTTTGCTGCAGACCGAAAAGACAACATCCCGGTTGAGGCAAGGGATCATATCAGGATGTTCCACCACTATTTTTTCACCCTTGACCCAGACGAAAAAGTAATTGATGCCAATATCGGCAAAGCGCTATACCTGGCAGATGAGAGCGCTAAAAATCAGTATAACGATTTGAAGGAAAAGAGTTACTACAATAATCTAATTTCCGGCAATATCAGCCAGCAGGTTACAGTGGACAGTATTCAACTGGATATAAACCAATATCCCTACTATTTTAAATGTTTCGCTACACAAAAGCTTATCCGTTCAACCTCCACCGCGAACCGCAGCCTGATCACTCAGGGGTATTTGCGTAATGTAGCAAGGTCAGACAATAACCCGCATGGGTTTTTGATCCTGCATTGGGAAACCTTAGCGAACAGGGACACCACCATTCAACATTAA
- the dinB gene encoding DNA polymerase IV: MNADRQIIHMDQDAFFVSVEVRKDPRLIGRPVIIGSLSDRGVVASCSYEARKFGVHSAMPARLARRLCPHGIWIRGNMDEYTKASHEITEIIQEQVPLLEKASIDEHYIDMTGMDKHYGTLKCAKEIRAKVIKETGLPISFGLSVNKTVSKMATNECKPNGELSVAQPGVQPFLNPLSIKKIPGLGEKTFIKLSDMGIKRIHTLAQVHPEYMTSILGKNGIWLLQKAKGIDDSPVIPYHEAKTIGTQSTFNQDSIDVETINHLLTSMVMDLAFELRQSKKQTACITVTVRYSTFETVTKQARIPYTALDGVLIAKTKELFKQLYQKRLLIRLVGVRLSNLVSGFEQIDLYSESEEQYSLCQAMDKIRRRFGPGSIKLASGIDLNL, encoded by the coding sequence ATGAACGCCGACCGCCAAATAATTCACATGGATCAGGATGCATTTTTTGTATCTGTCGAGGTCAGAAAAGACCCTCGTCTGATAGGCAGGCCGGTAATTATTGGCAGTTTGTCCGACCGCGGCGTAGTGGCATCGTGCAGTTATGAAGCACGGAAATTCGGGGTACACTCCGCAATGCCTGCAAGGTTAGCGCGCAGGCTTTGTCCGCATGGAATTTGGATCAGGGGTAATATGGATGAATATACCAAAGCATCCCATGAAATTACCGAGATCATTCAGGAACAAGTGCCACTATTGGAAAAGGCCAGTATTGATGAACACTACATCGATATGACCGGGATGGATAAACATTACGGAACCCTCAAATGTGCGAAAGAGATCAGGGCTAAAGTCATCAAAGAAACCGGATTACCTATTTCATTTGGTTTGTCTGTCAACAAAACAGTATCTAAAATGGCCACCAATGAGTGTAAACCCAATGGCGAACTCAGCGTTGCTCAGCCTGGAGTACAACCGTTTCTAAATCCTCTGTCCATTAAGAAAATTCCCGGCTTAGGCGAAAAGACATTTATCAAATTAAGTGATATGGGTATAAAGCGTATTCATACGCTGGCACAGGTTCATCCTGAATACATGACGAGTATTTTGGGAAAAAATGGTATTTGGCTGTTGCAAAAAGCCAAGGGAATTGATGATTCACCCGTTATCCCATACCACGAAGCAAAAACGATAGGTACACAATCGACATTCAATCAGGATAGTATAGACGTGGAAACGATTAACCACCTGCTTACCTCTATGGTAATGGATCTGGCTTTTGAATTAAGACAAAGTAAAAAACAAACCGCTTGTATCACTGTCACGGTACGTTATTCGACATTTGAAACGGTTACCAAGCAGGCAAGAATACCTTATACAGCACTTGACGGCGTTTTGATTGCCAAAACGAAAGAATTATTTAAGCAGCTCTATCAAAAGCGCCTGTTAATCAGGTTGGTCGGAGTTCGTCTCTCTAATTTAGTTAGCGGCTTTGAACAAATTGATCTTTATTCCGAATCAGAAGAGCAATACAGCCTATGCCAGGCAATGGATAAGATACGACGACGTTTCGGGCCTGGTTCAATTAAGTTAGCATCCGGCATTGATTTAAACTTATAG
- a CDS encoding TerB family tellurite resistance protein has product MKKHFKYIAVILVFFFCLVSTKVASAQVQEMQQLILDIEKLTQLKGILSDMKTGYQIYQQGYGSISQLSKGNFDLHSVYLNGLLSINPTVKNYGRVAEIITQQVSLISEYKSAYKQFQQSGSFSVSELNYMSSVYTQLVNQSLQNLDDLTNVLTAGKLRMSDDERMRAIDRIYASSSDKLQFLRHFNRQGVLLNIQRSKDVGDTRTMKQLYGINN; this is encoded by the coding sequence ATGAAAAAGCATTTCAAGTATATCGCAGTGATATTGGTATTTTTCTTTTGCCTTGTTTCGACAAAGGTTGCCTCAGCGCAGGTTCAGGAAATGCAGCAGCTCATTTTGGATATTGAAAAACTTACCCAACTGAAAGGCATTTTGAGTGATATGAAAACCGGCTATCAAATTTATCAGCAGGGCTACGGTAGTATATCCCAATTGTCCAAAGGTAATTTCGATCTGCATAGTGTTTACCTCAATGGTTTGCTGTCAATAAATCCAACTGTAAAAAATTATGGCAGAGTAGCCGAAATCATCACGCAACAAGTTAGCTTGATAAGTGAGTATAAAAGTGCCTACAAGCAATTTCAGCAAAGCGGCTCATTTAGTGTAAGTGAGTTAAATTACATGAGTAGCGTATATACACAGCTTGTCAACCAAAGCCTTCAAAATCTCGACGACTTAACTAATGTACTCACAGCAGGTAAACTGCGCATGTCGGATGATGAGCGAATGAGGGCCATTGACCGGATCTACGCCAGTAGTTCTGATAAGCTGCAATTTCTCCGGCATTTTAATCGGCAAGGGGTTTTACTGAATATTCAGCGCAGCAAGGATGTAGGCGACACCCGAACGATGAAACAGCTTTATGGTATAAACAACTAA